The Sinomonas sp. P10A9 genome contains the following window.
GGCTGGCTCGGCGGCCTGATCTTCGGCGGCAACACTCTCGGCAGCTTTTTCGAGATCCGCACCTGGATCACGGCCATCGTCGGATCCCTCATCGTCCTGCTCATCTGGGGACTCGTGACGAGGCGGCGCGCCTGACGCACG
Protein-coding sequences here:
- a CDS encoding GlsB/YeaQ/YmgE family stress response membrane protein, whose amino-acid sequence is MGFFAFLVLGLIAGAIAKLILPGRQGGGWIMTLILGVIGALLGGWLGGLIFGGNTLGSFFEIRTWITAIVGSLIVLLIWGLVTRRRA